The genomic region CCCGACCTACGGTGAATATTCCGTGGAGAATGGCGTGTCTGACGGAACCGTTGCCCATGATAATGTCCTCAAGATTACTAAGTATTCGTCAGCGCCAGCTTCTGCCGTCCGCCTGCGTCTAAACTCCCTGTCTTTTGCCCCAAACACCAGCACGAAACAATGGAGGGTCGAATTCGACTTCTACGTCCCGGCCTCACAGACTTCCACGCAGCAAAGCAGAATTCAGTTCTACCAAGATGGGATCGGTACGTCAATAGGAGGTACCTACTATTACACACACCCGTCACCGGGGAATTGGGTACATGTAGTGTTGGAGGGGCCGTATATCAGCCTAGCCTCGGGTGCGGGTACGAATACCTTAGCAGTGGGCTTCGGGCAGTATAGCGAAGGCGTGGAACTGGAATTCGCCGTGGCTAATTTTCGGGTGTGGGAGATCGGGGCCATCGGCTCCTGGAGCGCTTCCCAGGCCGGTCGCCTTGGCCCGCAACTGCGGGACCGCAGCCCGCACCGTTACGACGGCCTGCTCGCTGCCAGCGGCTGCACCTGGACCGCGCTGACCGGGCGGGACGCGATCCGCGCGCGCGCGGTCGATGCCTCGTCCAGCATGTACCTCTTGCGGGCCGGGGACATCCTGCCCGCCGCCTGCGTCGTCACCGCGCTCGTGGTGGACGGCGCTCCCGTTGCCCTGAGCGGGGCGCAAAACGCCGCCCTGCGCCGCATCCGGCTCGCCCCCAGCGGGGCCGACCTGCTCGTGCAGCGCTCGGACGGCACCACCCACGCAACCCTTGCCACCGTCACCCCGGCCAGCCTGGCCGACGTGGACCTCCTCCTGAACATCCAACTCGATTAACATGACCTTCGACCGCATTGACCTGCTCGCCCCGGGTGACGCCCGACTCATCTTCACCGTTCCCGGGGGCGAGACCGACCGTCCCCTGCCCGAGGGCCAGCGCCCACCCGCCACCGCCGTGGCCATCGCCCTCGACCTGGACGCCGGCGAGCTGACCGCCACCCTGGAGGACGGCTCGAGCGAGGTGATCGCTCTCAGCGCCGCCGACATCGCCGCCGTTGCCGCCGCCCCCGTGGTGGAGCCGCCCGTCGTCCCGACCTCGGTGCGCAAGATTCAATTCGCCCTCCAGTGCCTCGCGATGGGGATCGACATCGACGCGCTCCTGGCCGCGATCCCCGAGGAGACCGAGCGCAAGGTCGCGCAGGCCCGCTGGAGCGGCGCGACCGTCATCTTTCGGGCCGATCCGCTCGTGCTGATGCTGGCCGCAGCCCTCGAGATGACCGAGGCCGACCTGGACACCGCCTTCATCGCCGCCGCCACTCTTGACCCGATCCCTTCATGAGCCAACCCACTCCAATCAAACCCGCATTCCCGCATCCAGGCGGAAAAACCCGCCTGCTTAAACACATTCTCCCGGCAATCCCGCCTCACCGCGTCTATGTGGAGCCGTTCTGCGGCGCGGCCGCTGTCCTCCTGGCCAAGGAGCCAGCCCGGTGTGAGGTTATCAACGACCTCGATGGCGAAATGGTGACTTTCTACCGCTATGTGCGCTGGCACCGGAATGCCCTCCTGGCCGAGCTGGCCAGTTGGCCAGGCAACGCCCGCCGCGACTTCGCCGACCTGCTGATGAACCCCGGCTACACGGACCTGCAGCGGGCAGCCCGCTGGTATTGGCTGAAGGTGGCTTCTTTCGGGGCACAGGGGAAAACATGGGGCCGCGACCGCAACTCCTATCACGGCTTCGACCCGGTGCGCCACGGCAAGCTGATCGACCGGCTTGCCCGGCGCCTCAGTCATGTCATGATCGAGTCCCGGGATTTCGAAGAGGTAGTGGCCTTCTATGACGGCCCGGATACTTTTGTTTTCCTCGACCCGCCCTATGTGCAGTGCGGAAAGACCGCCTACCATCCTTTCCAGCCGGAGGACATGGCCCGCGTGCGCCGGTGCCTCGATCGCCTTCGCGGCACCTGGCTCCTGACCTGCGATGACTCACCGGCTTGCCGTGAGATATTTGCCGGACTGCCTTACCGCGAGATGTCCATCCGCTACTCCCTGAACAAAAACTCCGGTGGAAAAGTCTCCGGCGAACTGCTCATCCTCCACCCATCCCTCGCCGCCGCCACAGACCGGTTACTCCCTCTTCCCGATCTCGGAAATAACCGTGCAGCCTGACTGAACTGCCCTTTCAGGCCATCTTCTCACGCCCCTGCCTGGTTCCCTCCAGCAGGGGCGTTTTCCCAAACCTACCAAATTTTTTCCCAAAGCCGACCGGGCCTTACAGTTGGTGGATACGTCCGCCAATGCGTTAGCGATGGCGTCGAGTAAATGGGGATAGTTTCGTGCCTGGATCTTTCGCAGGATTGCCTTGAGCTTGCTCCACATCATTTCGATGGGATTGAGGTCCGGGGAGTAAGCCGGCAGGAAGCGGACTTGGGCCTTGGCCTGCCGGATCAGATTGAGGGTGTCCTCGTTTTTATGGGCGCGCAAGTTGTCCATGATGACGATGTCTCCGGGACGCAGGGAGGGGACGAGGATCTGGAGCACATAGGCT from Ruficoccus amylovorans harbors:
- a CDS encoding DNA adenine methylase; the protein is MSQPTPIKPAFPHPGGKTRLLKHILPAIPPHRVYVEPFCGAAAVLLAKEPARCEVINDLDGEMVTFYRYVRWHRNALLAELASWPGNARRDFADLLMNPGYTDLQRAARWYWLKVASFGAQGKTWGRDRNSYHGFDPVRHGKLIDRLARRLSHVMIESRDFEEVVAFYDGPDTFVFLDPPYVQCGKTAYHPFQPEDMARVRRCLDRLRGTWLLTCDDSPACREIFAGLPYREMSIRYSLNKNSGGKVSGELLILHPSLAAATDRLLPLPDLGNNRAA
- a CDS encoding IS630 family transposase, whose translation is MAQARRRWKRSQGGLDPARLVFIDESAAKTNLTRLRGRAPRAPTSALPCSAWTLAHHHDDLLGRLDGTTACMSVEGAANTEVFQAYVLQILVPSLRPGDIVIMDNLRAHKNEDTLNLIRQAKAQVRFLPAYSPDLNPIEMMWSKLKAILRKIQARNYPHLLDAIANALADVSTNCKARSALGKNLVGLGKRPCWREPGRGVRRWPERAVQSGCTVISEIGKRE